GCGTGGGATTTTTTTCTTTTTCAGGGTCCAATGGTTTTGCCCAGAGCATATAGCTATTACCGTTATGCACTAAGTGGCAGGCCCCGCAGAGCCCGGATTCTTCCGCGGTTTTTCCTAAAATATTTTTTTCGCCTGCCGCGGAATTGATCAGATTATGGGGAGTGTTTTTCAACTTGTCTTTGTCAGGGTGGCAGGTTGAACACAAGACTGGTTTTGCCGCTACCGCCGCGGGTGCAGGTGTGCTATGGATTATATGGCAGGAAGGGCAGCCCTTAGCATTAAACCCAGTGTCCTTTTCAGGCTTTTGTTTGAAAATATGAGTCATTGCGACTTCGTCGGTTTTATTCATATGACAGTTTTGACAAAGAGCTTCCTGTGAAATCCGGAAAAAACCGGGTTCTTCAATTTTCTTTTTTGATACTCCATGGGGGCGGTGGCAAGTACCGCAATAAATTTTCTTATCTTTTGTCAGCGGAAGATTATCCGACACATTGATTTGAGAAGATTGTGTTATTGCGGTTGAATGGCCTTTGGAAATTATAGAATTTCTTGAGTCCCTTATTGAACCGTCATGGCAGCTATAACACATTTGCTTGTCAGCAGAATTTATATCCTGTTTATCAACAAGAGAATTATCCTTTGTCAGCCGTTCAATATGGCACAGGGCGCACTCTATTTCTATCTCTTTATTTTTTTCTGCCCGTGAAATAGAACAAATAAGCAGGAAAAATAGTATAAATATAAATTTTTTCATTTTGTTGAATATTATATCATATGAATAATAATACCTTTTCGGCTAAATTTGATAAAAAAAGTAATGTAAAATAAGTTCTTGACCGAAAGTAAAAGGTATTGGTATAATTAAACGACATATTTGTATGGGTTTCGGAAACCAATTAATATATTCAGGGGTATAACAAACTATGCAAAAAATAAATAAAGTATTGCTTCTGGCAGGACTGGTATTTTTTTGTTCCTCCGCTTATTCTCAAGAGTCTACCGCTCAAAAACAAGCTACAACAATAACTGAACAGGATATTCCCATAAAATGTACGCAGGTGATTAATTTAGGTTTTGATGCCG
Above is a window of Candidatus Margulisiibacteriota bacterium DNA encoding:
- a CDS encoding cytochrome c3 family protein, translating into MKKFIFILFFLLICSISRAEKNKEIEIECALCHIERLTKDNSLVDKQDINSADKQMCYSCHDGSIRDSRNSIISKGHSTAITQSSQINVSDNLPLTKDKKIYCGTCHRPHGVSKKKIEEPGFFRISQEALCQNCHMNKTDEVAMTHIFKQKPEKDTGFNAKGCPSCHIIHSTPAPAAVAAKPVLCSTCHPDKDKLKNTPHNLINSAAGEKNILGKTAEESGLCGACHLVHNGNSYMLWAKPLDPEKEKNPT